A window of Garra rufa chromosome 16, GarRuf1.0, whole genome shotgun sequence contains these coding sequences:
- the med19a gene encoding mediator of RNA polymerase II transcription subunit 19-A isoform X2 encodes MTEIFSTLFTQNDAQPSTGSAALGFAPGKPPPPMPSNQAPVAGQIPGQLGDEGPTLRKPGAMNEPFYLLRELPVGNDLTGNTNLITHYNLEHAYNKFCGKKVKEKLSNFLPELPGMIDCPGIQDGSSLRSLIEKPPVCGNSFSPLTGALLTGFRLHTGPLPEQYRLMHIQPPKKKSKHKHRHHRPQDPLPPETPSDSDPKKKKKKRDDDPDRKKKKKDKKKKKNRHSPDHPGLTGSQPNSNNLR; translated from the exons ATGACGGAAATATTTTCAACTTTGTTTACCCAAAATGACGCACAGCCATCCACGGGATCAGCAGCTTTGGGGTTCGCCCCCGGAAAACCTCCGCCGCCGATGCCGTCAAACCAAGCGCCGGTGGCGGGTCAGATTCCAGGACAGCTCGGGGATGAGGGGCCTACGCTACGAAAACCCGGAGCCATGAACGAACCTTTCTATTTACTACGAGAACTCCCTG TTGGAAACGACCTGACTGGAAACACCAACCTAATCACGCACTATAATCTCGAACATGCTTATAATAAATTCTGCGGCAAGAAAGTGAAGGAGAAGCTGAGCAACTTTTTACCAGAGTTACCAG GTATGATAGACTGTCCAGGGATTCAAGATGGCAGTTCTCTCCGCTCTCTCATAGAAAAACCCCCAGTCTGTGGAAACTCGTTCAGTCCGTTAACAGGAGCTCTACTCACTGGATTTCGGTTACACACTGGCCCG cttCCGGAGCAATACAGACTGATGCACATACAGCCGCCAAAGAAGAAGAGCAAACACAAGCACAGACATCACCGACCTCAGGATCCTCTGCCGCCAG AGACCCCCTCAGATTCTGACcccaagaagaagaagaaaaagagggACGATGACCCTGATCgcaagaagaaaaagaaagacaagaagaaaaaaaag AATCGACACAGTCCTGATCATCCTGGCCTTACTGGATCTCAACCCAACAGCAACAACCTGAGATag
- the med19a gene encoding mediator of RNA polymerase II transcription subunit 19-A isoform X1, with protein sequence MTEIFSTLFTQNDAQPSTGSAALGFAPGKPPPPMPSNQAPVAGQIPGQLGDEGPTLRKPGAMNEPFYLLRELPVGNDLTGNTNLITHYNLEHAYNKFCGKKVKEKLSNFLPELPGMIDCPGIQDGSSLRSLIEKPPVCGNSFSPLTGALLTGFRLHTGPLPEQYRLMHIQPPKKKSKHKHRHHRPQDPLPPAETPSDSDPKKKKKKRDDDPDRKKKKKDKKKKKNRHSPDHPGLTGSQPNSNNLR encoded by the exons ATGACGGAAATATTTTCAACTTTGTTTACCCAAAATGACGCACAGCCATCCACGGGATCAGCAGCTTTGGGGTTCGCCCCCGGAAAACCTCCGCCGCCGATGCCGTCAAACCAAGCGCCGGTGGCGGGTCAGATTCCAGGACAGCTCGGGGATGAGGGGCCTACGCTACGAAAACCCGGAGCCATGAACGAACCTTTCTATTTACTACGAGAACTCCCTG TTGGAAACGACCTGACTGGAAACACCAACCTAATCACGCACTATAATCTCGAACATGCTTATAATAAATTCTGCGGCAAGAAAGTGAAGGAGAAGCTGAGCAACTTTTTACCAGAGTTACCAG GTATGATAGACTGTCCAGGGATTCAAGATGGCAGTTCTCTCCGCTCTCTCATAGAAAAACCCCCAGTCTGTGGAAACTCGTTCAGTCCGTTAACAGGAGCTCTACTCACTGGATTTCGGTTACACACTGGCCCG cttCCGGAGCAATACAGACTGATGCACATACAGCCGCCAAAGAAGAAGAGCAAACACAAGCACAGACATCACCGACCTCAGGATCCTCTGCCGCCAG CAGAGACCCCCTCAGATTCTGACcccaagaagaagaagaaaaagagggACGATGACCCTGATCgcaagaagaaaaagaaagacaagaagaaaaaaaag AATCGACACAGTCCTGATCATCCTGGCCTTACTGGATCTCAACCCAACAGCAACAACCTGAGATag